A single region of the Pseudorhodoplanes sp. genome encodes:
- a CDS encoding glutathione S-transferase family protein, giving the protein MMILLSAPASPFGRKIKIAAALLGLSDKITIEVTDTSKAEGPLRTQNPLGKIPTLMLEDGAALFDSRVILEYLDHLAGGGKILPRDSKARFAALRLQALCDGILDALLLQVYEKRYRPEAIWHQPWLDYQTEKVMRAMDVLEKNPPRIDALPDVGQITLACALGYQDLRFERRWRENYSALVQWLDSFAVQVPAFAATKVAPG; this is encoded by the coding sequence ATGATGATTCTACTTAGCGCGCCCGCCTCGCCATTCGGGCGCAAGATCAAGATTGCTGCCGCTCTGCTCGGGCTGTCCGACAAGATCACGATCGAGGTCACCGACACCAGCAAGGCGGAAGGTCCGCTGCGCACGCAAAATCCGCTCGGCAAGATTCCGACATTGATGCTGGAAGACGGCGCCGCCTTGTTCGATTCCCGCGTCATCCTCGAATATCTGGATCATCTCGCCGGCGGCGGCAAAATTCTTCCGCGCGATTCCAAGGCGCGCTTCGCGGCTTTGCGCCTGCAGGCGCTCTGCGACGGAATTCTCGATGCGTTGCTGCTGCAGGTTTATGAAAAACGTTATCGGCCGGAGGCGATCTGGCATCAGCCCTGGCTCGATTACCAGACCGAGAAGGTCATGCGCGCAATGGACGTGCTTGAGAAAAATCCGCCACGCATCGACGCATTGCCCGATGTCGGACAGATCACGCTCGCTTGCGCGCTTGGGTATCAGGACTTGCGTTTCGAAAGGCGCTGGCGCGAAAACTATTCGGCGCTGGTGCAATGGCTGGATAGTTTCGCGGTGCAGGTGCCGGCATTTGCTGCGACGAAGGTCGCACCAGGCTGA
- a CDS encoding cold-shock protein, with protein sequence MAQAGTVKFFNGERGYGFIKPDDGGRDVFVHITAVEQAGLKSLTEGQRITFDVEPDKKGKGPKAVNLVITG encoded by the coding sequence ATGGCTCAAGCAGGAACCGTCAAGTTTTTCAACGGCGAGCGCGGCTACGGCTTTATCAAGCCGGACGATGGCGGACGCGATGTGTTCGTTCACATCACCGCAGTCGAGCAAGCTGGCTTGAAGTCACTGACGGAGGGTCAACGCATCACCTTCGATGTCGAGCCTGATAAGAAGGGCAAGGGACCGAAGGCCGTCAATCTCGTCATCACCGGCTGA